One Candidatus Palauibacter australiensis DNA window includes the following coding sequences:
- a CDS encoding MBL fold metallo-hydrolase, whose product MSLTVASLGSGSRGNAFLVEGDRARVLVDAGFSGVQLARRLAKLDVEPEAIDLVVLTHEHRDHAAGIGIGARRWGWRLAMNSPTRRACAPLLRGQERCADLPLTGLEIGDLAIAAAPTAHDAAKPVAVTVLHRPTGLRVGIATDLGRPTTPVRVALRECAFLVMEANHDEHRLRAASYPWRVKQRIGGSRGHLSNRHAAEFARELAHPGLGGILLAHLSQECNDRELALDRVAEGLAPAGYDGLLDVAVQEEPSPRYDVAALARARAGTEQLSLPI is encoded by the coding sequence GTGAGCCTGACCGTCGCGTCGCTGGGGTCGGGCAGCCGCGGCAACGCGTTTCTCGTCGAGGGCGACCGCGCCCGTGTGCTCGTCGATGCGGGGTTCTCCGGGGTTCAACTCGCCCGCCGGCTCGCGAAACTCGATGTCGAGCCCGAAGCCATCGACCTCGTCGTGCTCACGCACGAGCACCGGGATCACGCCGCGGGCATCGGCATCGGAGCGCGGCGCTGGGGCTGGCGACTCGCGATGAATTCTCCGACGCGACGCGCCTGCGCCCCGCTCCTGCGCGGGCAGGAGCGATGCGCGGACCTGCCGCTCACGGGACTCGAAATCGGCGACCTCGCGATCGCGGCCGCCCCTACCGCGCACGATGCCGCGAAGCCCGTCGCCGTCACGGTCCTGCACCGGCCCACGGGTCTGCGAGTGGGGATCGCGACGGACCTCGGGAGACCGACGACGCCTGTCCGCGTGGCGCTCCGGGAGTGCGCCTTTCTCGTCATGGAAGCGAACCACGACGAACACCGTCTCCGCGCTGCTTCCTATCCCTGGAGGGTCAAGCAGCGGATCGGGGGCAGCCGCGGACACCTCTCCAACCGCCACGCGGCCGAGTTCGCGCGCGAACTCGCGCACCCCGGACTCGGCGGGATCCTGCTCGCCCACCTGAGCCAGGAGTGCAACGACCGGGAACTCGCCCTGGACAGGGTCGCCGAGGGCCTGGCGCCGGCGGGATACGATGGACTACTGGACGTCGCCGTCCAGGAGGAACCCAGCCCCCGCTACGACGTGGCCGCGCTCGCGAGGGCCCGGGCCGGCACCGAACAATTGTCCCTCCCGATCTGA